The following proteins are co-located in the Telopea speciosissima isolate NSW1024214 ecotype Mountain lineage chromosome 9, Tspe_v1, whole genome shotgun sequence genome:
- the LOC122640082 gene encoding probable beta-1,3-galactosyltransferase 2 isoform X2, with protein MSFKNKLAEPPSKSVVSRRWTLLFCVGSFFVGMLFTSRMWAVPEATEAKGIMRNSAEDEKLKLVSEGCEPRYGTKRESKDILGEVSKTHHALQTLDKTISNLEMELAAARAAHDSILNGSPISENQKVSQSTGKRKYLMVIGINTAFSSRKRRDSVRATWMPRGEKRKRLEEEKGIIVRFVIGHSATSGGILDRAIEAEDRKHGDLLRLDHVEGYLELSAKTKSYFATAVASWDADFYIKVDDDVHVNIATLGATLARHRSKPRVYIGCMKSGPVLAQKGVRYHEPEYWKFGEEGNKYFRHATGQLYAVSKDLATYISINQHVLHKYANEDVSLGAWFIGLDVDHIDDRRLCCGTPPDCEWKAQAGNICVASFDWSCSGICKSAERIREVHQRCGEGENALWSAAF; from the exons ATGTCTTTCAAGAACAAGTTAGCAGAGCCGCCTTCTAAGAGCGTAGTGTCTAGGAGATGGACCTTATTGTTTTGTGTCGGCAGCTTTTTTGTTGGAATGCTCTTCACTAGCAG AATGTGGGCAGTACCTGAAGCAACTGAGGCTAAAGGTATAATGAGGAATAGTGCAGAGGATGAAAAGCTAAAGCTAGTTTCAGAGGGGTGTGAGCCTAGATAT GGCACAAAGCGTGAATCCAAGGACATTCTAGGGGAAGTTTCAAAGACTCATCATGCTTTACA AACACTGGATAAAACAATTTCAAACTTAGAGATGGAATTAGCAGCTGCAAGGGCCGCCCATGACTCTATACTCAATGGATCTCCAATATCTGAAAACCAAAAGGTCTCTCAGTCCAcagggaaaagaaaatatttgatGGTTATAGGAATTAACACTGCTTTTAGCAGTAGGAAGCGAAGAGATTCGGTTCGTGCCACTTGGATGCCACGAG gtgagaaaagaaagaggctggaggaagagaagggaatcaTTGTTCGCTTTGTTATTGGTCACAG TGCTACATCTGGTGGTATTTTGGATAGAGCCATTGAAGCAGAGGATAGAAAGCATGGAGACTTGTTAAGGCTG GATCATGTTGAGGGGTACCTTGAATTATCAGCCAAGACAAAGTCCTATTTTGCTACTGCTGTTGCTTCATGGGATGCAGATTTCTACATCAAAGTTGATGATGATGTCCATGTAAATATAG CAACACTTGGAGCAACTTTAGCTAGACACCGCTCGAAGCCCCGGGTGTATATTGGATGCATGAAGTCTGGACCCGTCCTCGCTCAAAA AGGAGTTAGATACCATGAACCTGAGTATTGGAAATTTGGAGAGGAGGGAAACAAATACTTTCGGCATGCTACGGGTCAGCTATATGCCGTTTCAAAAGATCTGGCTACCTATATCTCAATAAACCA GCATGTGCTTCACAAATATGCTAATGAGGATGTTTCATTGGGAGCTTGGTTTATTGGCTTAGATGTGGATCACATTGATGATAGAAGATTATGTTGTGGTACCCCACCAG ATTGTGAGTGGAAGGCTCAGGCAGGCAATATCTGTGTTGCTTCATTTGATTGGAGCTGTAGTGGGATTTGCAAATCTGCTGAGAGAATCAGGGAGGTTCATCAGCGGTGTGGAGAAGGTGAAAATGCTCTCTGGAGTGCAGCTTTCTGA
- the LOC122640082 gene encoding probable beta-1,3-galactosyltransferase 2 isoform X1 produces the protein MSFKNKLAEPPSKSVVSRRWTLLFCVGSFFVGMLFTSRMWAVPEATEAKGIMRNSAEDEKLKLVSEGCEPRYKGTKRESKDILGEVSKTHHALQTLDKTISNLEMELAAARAAHDSILNGSPISENQKVSQSTGKRKYLMVIGINTAFSSRKRRDSVRATWMPRGEKRKRLEEEKGIIVRFVIGHSATSGGILDRAIEAEDRKHGDLLRLDHVEGYLELSAKTKSYFATAVASWDADFYIKVDDDVHVNIATLGATLARHRSKPRVYIGCMKSGPVLAQKGVRYHEPEYWKFGEEGNKYFRHATGQLYAVSKDLATYISINQHVLHKYANEDVSLGAWFIGLDVDHIDDRRLCCGTPPDCEWKAQAGNICVASFDWSCSGICKSAERIREVHQRCGEGENALWSAAF, from the exons ATGTCTTTCAAGAACAAGTTAGCAGAGCCGCCTTCTAAGAGCGTAGTGTCTAGGAGATGGACCTTATTGTTTTGTGTCGGCAGCTTTTTTGTTGGAATGCTCTTCACTAGCAG AATGTGGGCAGTACCTGAAGCAACTGAGGCTAAAGGTATAATGAGGAATAGTGCAGAGGATGAAAAGCTAAAGCTAGTTTCAGAGGGGTGTGAGCCTAGATAT AAGGGCACAAAGCGTGAATCCAAGGACATTCTAGGGGAAGTTTCAAAGACTCATCATGCTTTACA AACACTGGATAAAACAATTTCAAACTTAGAGATGGAATTAGCAGCTGCAAGGGCCGCCCATGACTCTATACTCAATGGATCTCCAATATCTGAAAACCAAAAGGTCTCTCAGTCCAcagggaaaagaaaatatttgatGGTTATAGGAATTAACACTGCTTTTAGCAGTAGGAAGCGAAGAGATTCGGTTCGTGCCACTTGGATGCCACGAG gtgagaaaagaaagaggctggaggaagagaagggaatcaTTGTTCGCTTTGTTATTGGTCACAG TGCTACATCTGGTGGTATTTTGGATAGAGCCATTGAAGCAGAGGATAGAAAGCATGGAGACTTGTTAAGGCTG GATCATGTTGAGGGGTACCTTGAATTATCAGCCAAGACAAAGTCCTATTTTGCTACTGCTGTTGCTTCATGGGATGCAGATTTCTACATCAAAGTTGATGATGATGTCCATGTAAATATAG CAACACTTGGAGCAACTTTAGCTAGACACCGCTCGAAGCCCCGGGTGTATATTGGATGCATGAAGTCTGGACCCGTCCTCGCTCAAAA AGGAGTTAGATACCATGAACCTGAGTATTGGAAATTTGGAGAGGAGGGAAACAAATACTTTCGGCATGCTACGGGTCAGCTATATGCCGTTTCAAAAGATCTGGCTACCTATATCTCAATAAACCA GCATGTGCTTCACAAATATGCTAATGAGGATGTTTCATTGGGAGCTTGGTTTATTGGCTTAGATGTGGATCACATTGATGATAGAAGATTATGTTGTGGTACCCCACCAG ATTGTGAGTGGAAGGCTCAGGCAGGCAATATCTGTGTTGCTTCATTTGATTGGAGCTGTAGTGGGATTTGCAAATCTGCTGAGAGAATCAGGGAGGTTCATCAGCGGTGTGGAGAAGGTGAAAATGCTCTCTGGAGTGCAGCTTTCTGA
- the LOC122640084 gene encoding CASP-like protein 2D1 isoform X2 produces the protein MSASKIHLRFIDLSLRLSVIPLSVASIWLTVTNKQDSSIYGKLEFNNLSGLKYMVCINAISVGYSLVAIVSSWLKCLLTKAGFLLFSDQVLTYLMVTSTAAVVDLLYLAYNGDTKVSWSEACSSFGRFCNRVKVALILHAIALLCFFALSLISAFRVFSKFDPPYVSSEEVERETS, from the exons ATGTCAGCCTCAAAAATTCACCTCAGATTCATAGATCTCTCTCTAAGGCTCTCTGTAATACCTCTTAGTGTTGCATCCATATGGCTCACTGTAACCAACAAGCAGGACAGCAGCATCTATGGAAAGCTAGAATTTAACAACCTCTCAGGGCTCAA GTACATGGTCTGCATTAATGCCATCTCTGTGGGTTATTCCCTTGTGGCTATTGTTTCTTCGTGGCTCAAATGTCTATTAACTAAAGCTGGGTTCTTACTCTTTTCAGATCAG GTTCTTACTTATCTGATGGTCACATCCACAGCTGCTGTGGTAGACTTACTGTACTTGGCCTACAATGGTGATACAAAAGTCTCATGGAGTGAAGCTTGTAGCTCTTTTGGAAGATTTTGCAATAGAGTGAAGGTGGCTTTGATTCTCCATGCCATAGCTCTCTTGTGCTTCTTTGCCTTGTCTTTGATCTCAGCTTTTAGAGTTTTTAGCAAGTTTGATCCTCCTTATGTTTCTTCTGAAGAAGTGGAAAGAGAAACTAGTTAG
- the LOC122640084 gene encoding CASP-like protein 2D1 isoform X1, translated as MSASKIHLRFIDLSLRLSVIPLSVASIWLTVTNKQDSSIYGKLEFNNLSGLKYMVCINAISVGYSLVAIVSSWLKCLLTKAGFLLFSDQVGSFLLQTQVLTYLMVTSTAAVVDLLYLAYNGDTKVSWSEACSSFGRFCNRVKVALILHAIALLCFFALSLISAFRVFSKFDPPYVSSEEVERETS; from the exons ATGTCAGCCTCAAAAATTCACCTCAGATTCATAGATCTCTCTCTAAGGCTCTCTGTAATACCTCTTAGTGTTGCATCCATATGGCTCACTGTAACCAACAAGCAGGACAGCAGCATCTATGGAAAGCTAGAATTTAACAACCTCTCAGGGCTCAA GTACATGGTCTGCATTAATGCCATCTCTGTGGGTTATTCCCTTGTGGCTATTGTTTCTTCGTGGCTCAAATGTCTATTAACTAAAGCTGGGTTCTTACTCTTTTCAGATCAGGTAGGTTCCTTTTTGTTACAAACC CAGGTTCTTACTTATCTGATGGTCACATCCACAGCTGCTGTGGTAGACTTACTGTACTTGGCCTACAATGGTGATACAAAAGTCTCATGGAGTGAAGCTTGTAGCTCTTTTGGAAGATTTTGCAATAGAGTGAAGGTGGCTTTGATTCTCCATGCCATAGCTCTCTTGTGCTTCTTTGCCTTGTCTTTGATCTCAGCTTTTAGAGTTTTTAGCAAGTTTGATCCTCCTTATGTTTCTTCTGAAGAAGTGGAAAGAGAAACTAGTTAG